The Arachis duranensis cultivar V14167 chromosome 2, aradu.V14167.gnm2.J7QH, whole genome shotgun sequence genome has a window encoding:
- the LOC127745004 gene encoding uncharacterized protein LOC127745004: MSLNSRKGNATAEEASWYCALLLLSSTLLIMLTIFTDEHNSTTIITLRRPCEEIYVVGEGETLHTISDKCGDPYIVDNNPHIHDPDDVFPGLVIKITPSSSSQ; encoded by the coding sequence ATGTCTTTGAACTCCAGAAAGGGAAACGCCACAGCTGAAGAAGCTTCATGGTACTGtgctcttctccttctttcttccactctcctaatcatgctaaCCATCTTCACTGATGAACACAATAGCACCACTATTATTACTCTCCGACGACCCTGCGAGGAGATCTATGTGGTCGGAGAAGGGGAGACGCTTCACACCATAAGTGACAAGTGCGGTGATCCTTATATCGTTGACAACAACCCTCATATCCATGACCCTGATGATGTCTTCCCTGGCCTTGTCATCAAGATtacaccttcttcttcttctcaataa